The Kogia breviceps isolate mKogBre1 chromosome 19, mKogBre1 haplotype 1, whole genome shotgun sequence genome contains the following window.
TGTGGACAAGTTTTTTAGCTGTTTCCGCCGACAAATCAATATTCTCTTGTTCCAACAATAGCCTAAGAGaagcgcgcgtgtgtgtgtgtgtgtgtgtgtgtgtgtgtgtgtgacacacaaGACTTCTTGGTTTCCTTTGGGGGATTCAAATGCTCAAGTGAGTGtagtttccattttaaaagatcTTAAGTCTAACAAAGGCTAATTTAATGACCTGTTTCCAATCTACAAATTCGTAGGTATTTGTAGATTTGTAAATATCTCTAAGCCcgtatttttctcagtttttcttggGACCAACGGTGAAATCTCACTGTAGAGGTGAGGCCTTGGACACAATTTTTACTTTGCCAGAAAGGCCTGGAACCACCCAGTGCTGCATTATAGCCGCGTCACCACTGAACATTTACTCACACCTGCTCTGCGATTCTGATTGTGGGAAAAGGCCCTTCGTTCCGCTTTGGGGAAGAAACGTACATTGCTCAGCTCCCCATAAACGCCACTTAAAGAAAAGGTATAAATATACCAAAAGGTATTTAACAACTTCTACTTCAGCTGAAGCTGAAGCTGCAAAGATGAGTGACGTGATTTCATGAGAGTGGTTATTTTACCTCTGCGGTCCCCAAACACAGAATCCAGTCTAATCACAAGGAAAACCCAGACTGATCCCAACGGACGGACAACCTACCAAGTACCTGACCAGCATTCCTCCTCCTCAAAACAGCCGAGGTCATCAAAAGCAAGGAAAGCCTGAGCAACTGTAATAGCCGAGAGGAGCTCAGACAGACAGGACAAATCAATGTAAGATGGTGTCCTGGAAGGATTCTGGAACAGAAAGGGGCAACAgggaaaaactaaggaaatctgaatacagCATGGGCTTAAGGATAAATTATCAACATTGGTTCATTAATTTTGAACGAATATGGCGAATCAGTATCATGCAAGATGTTAATCagtacagtgcaagagggtaaaTGGGGAAACTACTGCCAAAAGTGTGGAGTACAGGGAAActactatctttgcaatttttctgtaaatcatcATCTTAAAAGTTTCTTGAAACCAGAAAAGGAGTGTAAcatgttggtttgtttttaaaactctattttGATGACAAAAGGCAGAGCAGCATTACTCCTGCAGGTGGGCAAACCGTGAGCCCAGAGACACCCTAGGGCAATTTCAGCGATTTtaagaggagcagagagaaaagTAGGTGTTCCCCATTCCCACATCAAAACAAGTGTTTGGAAACGTTCTTGAAGCCCACATCTCTGTCTTCAGTGAGGAAACGTTTACAGGCTAGTATTAAGTCAAAGTATCGCTGGAGATCTGACAAGAGCGATTTCTGTGCTTTCAGTCCCTGGGTGAAACTTCTGCTTTCAAATATCAAGTGTCTGCTTTACACTTGACATTTAATCAGATTTAAATAACATCACAGTATGGAAtagtttataaatgtttattaaacgtCAGTAATTtttacaaagcaaatattaatagcaAGAGGCAAAATTTTTGCAAAATATGTACAAAAGTAAAAAGCCTGGCTGACTAGCAACTCATTTAATCAAATCAAACCATTCTTTGCACTTTCAGACCTCCTGTAGAAATAATTTATTGCCAATCCTGAACTAAAGCACGGACAGAAAAGAAATTTACAACAGTATCAGATAATGTGCTCAGTTCTGGGAAAGTTATAAAAAGATAGACGTATAAAAAATCCTAAGCCACAAATACTTTCATACAGAGCTAATACAAATCATGTTTTGTTAGGTACAGTATCTATGAGGTTGTTACGAAATAGACTTTTTGATAAGGCTTCCTGGTAAATGAGCTCCACCTTTAGACTAGTAAAGAAAAGCCATTTAAACGTTTTGCGATTCTGCTTTCAAGTAAGAGGTAAAGAAAGGGTAAATGGTATCCTCTGTTGCACTGTTACATATACTTTCCAAGAATTAACCCCTACCTGCCccctctctgtttttctcctaGAGCCATCAAATAGGCATGATTTGAGAACAAATGCAGCCCTTTTACTATGGcaagaaatattatgaacaaaCTTTCCAAAGCCAAATCAGAGAACAAGTAACATACTCCTACCATGGCCTTCACTGATGGATAATGTATGCATACTGGGTCCCTCCTTCCATCCATCTGGGCATTTTCATCATTCTCAAAGGTAACGTGGTTGTGGAAAGGTCGCAAAATCTCTTATCAACCCAGAAATTACTGCCCTATCATTAACACTTTTTTGTTCCATACGAGCTCTGGCATTTGAAATCAGACGGTTAGACCTAGACGCCACAAGAATGAGCAGAGTTATTTAAATGCTAACTATACATTCAAGTACAGACATAAGAATGCTAGTGGTACAAACACTGGTTCTTCAAATTATGTTAATAATCACTTATCAGCCTAAGGCTAGTATCAACTCGATGGTACTTGAAAAGGCCATAAAGTTCAACTTGTTTAAAATGTTCCGGTTTAGACTTATACTTTAATCTCTCTCTAAATTTATTAAGCCCTAACCTCGTACCATAAAATAATGGGTATGTACTATACCACTTGCTTTATTTGGAACAGGGGGACATGTATACACCACTCACGTACAAGTCCCTCCCTTCCTGTTTACTACACTGGAAAGGCCAACCTGTGTCctatcactaaaaaaaaaaaaaagaaaaaaaaaaaaaaacagtactttTTGTCCAgcagcacaaacacatggacagATCATCTGTAATTAATGCAACTTTATGTATTGAAAtgatgggaaagagagagaaagtcagATTTCCAACTGAAAAAAGACATGCACAATTTGTTCTTAATCCCTCAATTAAaacttaaagaaatgaaaaggtaacaGAGTGACTGTCTCTAGATTTATTAGGGAGTTTATTACAAATGTTTGACTGAGCTTTACAGGCATGATTTCATGGATTCAAACAAGAAATTAAGAGTGAACACATATTTAACCTTCTCATTACATATACAGAAATAACACGGCTACAAACTGCAAGGAAGAGAGTCTTGTCTCAAATGgcttggtttggggttttgtctaaatgtatcattatataatgaaagCACCAACTTGAGGGTTTCTCAAACAGCGATTTGAGTTTCAGAACATAACAGAACATAACTTGGTAACTTCATTCTTCATATAAATAAGGCATAACACCGGATATGTGCACTAATGCTGAAAATACATTTTACCAAAAGCATAAATACAAGCATTTGGGTATGCATTGGAAGTTCAGATTTACTCATTCCCGTTTACAAACAATTCTGGGGCACATGATCTTTTTGAGTCTGAACCAACACTTCTAGTCACTTCTGGTATTAAGGGATTCTTACTTTCTTCTACTTTATACTGACCACTGCCAACAACTGAACAAGGACCTCCCTCAACCACCTCCCTTGGGAGTTTACCCAGAGGACCTTTCACCATGTAAAATACACGCCAGTGCAGcttcaaaccaaaccaaacaaaaccaagcCAAATCATTTTCACTCCTCAATGCCTTCTTTGGTTGCTGCTGTGCTCTAGCTGTCAAATGCCCTTTCCAGGCAATACAACTGAAGAGAAGATTtcaatgaaatataatatttggCAGCAAGCAATGATACGGGTTATTACAAAGAATATTTAAGTAACAGAGGCATTAAATTATTTGGATCTTCAGAAAAACATCTGACAAAACCTCTTCCCTATAAAATAATCAAGGCAAAAATCTGTGCTGTTGATTTATAAGGCAACTCTGTATACTATAAATTTCTTCAAGATCAATGAAGACACTTGTGTGACATCTCTTAAGAATTAAGCAAGAAGACATTCAGACTTAAGAACAGAATGTAATAGAGAATTGGGCATATTTTATTCCAAATCATAACCATGAAGACTTAGAAAATCAAACACACTGAACAGCTTTAAATCCAGATTACACTGTTAGAGAATGGGGGGCAAATGGCATAGGGAAAACTGAGCACCCTTTCAACTTTGTCCACTGAATTTCATCTCCCTCTTCACACGGTGGTATTTCAAAAGGACCTGGTTTTCATGCTACAGGTGTAGGACTCCTTCAAACGGTTTAAAAGTACAGTATATAAAACATGTGGACTAAAGCCTTCAAATTGAAACTTAAAGTTCCACTGAGTGTCTAAACCAGCCTGCCATTAAATGTAAGTAATTTACTGCCTCAAAATATAGgctaggttttattttaaaagaaagcggACTTTGAGACTTCACACACGTCAGGAAAGGAAATCTCAAGTGCCCAAAGTAATATCATCCTACCTATTTGGtgttttaacatttctttgtGGTAGTCAAAATGGTGCTTTGTCAGGCAGTATTTATGGTTCATGTGCTTCAGATCTGAAATGCAACTTAACTGAGAGTATCCTTCCTCTTTATCCATACACTGGAGTGAAATGATGTTTTGGCCATTCGACAGGACCATTTGCTAAATTGACACACAGACTTGCCACCAAGAGTCTCCTTGTTCTGTGCACACACTCAGATACTCCCTCAGCCCTGAAATGGTTCTAACTCTGTGGATTAAACAAAGCACTCTTTTTGGTAAGAAGCACTAGGTATAGAACTATTCCGACACGCGTGAACTCTGTTGTACCACGGACGCCTGCATCGTGATGCAGGGCTACGTGTCAGTAGCTCAGGTGTTACCAAGACACGAAAACACTGGCAGTTATGGGTGTGACGGTGGAGTTTCAAATGCAAGAAAAGTCAGGTGCGTTCAGAGCAATCCCTGGTCAGTTCACGGCAAAGCCCTATTCTTACGAGACAGCAGGACAGACCCAGAGCCACCGCCTTGGCGAGGCTGGGAGGTCCAGGAGGTTGAGCAGTCTTGCAAGGACCTTCTAGCCCATAAACGACCTGAGAACACAGTCAGCTACACAGGAAAGCGAAAGGTATCACAGTCCTCACCACAATTtccaggaaaggaagaagagcCGTCAGACTTTCCAAACTGCCACCAGTCTCGTACATCTGTTTCTCTGATCCAATTCGGACACTACGTATAACCTACAGGGCAGTATTTTTAGTACTGCAAACCAGCCACTCTGATGAGTTCACTATGAATGTATCTGTAATTGCAAAGCCACTTCATGGGTCCATTTTAATTTGGTAAGTGGTGGAGGAGGTCAAATGTAATCACCTTTCAGTATGaactaaaaaaaattactacTTATTCTTGGAAGTATCCGTGAAACCTTCAAAATGTACCCCAAGAAAGCTGGAATTCTGTAAACACTAATgttgcaaacacacacatactctttCAGAGACACACCAAGAATGAATAAGAATCTCAATAGTGAATAGTTTGACAGGAAAATACTGCCCTTGGCAAGctccaaaataacaaaaaaatcccaTAAATGCCACCGCCTGGAGTTGACGGGAACAGACGGGAGAGCGAAAGAACGATGTTTGTGATGGTGCAGCAGTGATCCCACCGTAAGGACCCACATCATCTGAGACAGGATTTCTAAGTCTGAGAGTAAAACACATAATATTCCTGGGAAAGGGTGTATTTATTTAGAAAGTTCTGTTATCAGGTTGCCTGCACTTTCTTAGTTGCTGCTATGGCCAGAACGTTTCCCGTATGGCACACTGATTCCATGATATTTCAATATGAAAAGGGCAAATTACATTTCACTCATGACTTTTAATCAAAACACTACAGACGGCACGCGCCTGCCTTGTGCCCCCCTGGACCATTTGTGAGCTTTCATTACCATCAGACCAGAGATCCTCATGTAAACTTCAAACACGCCAGAATATTGCCTtcagaaaccacagaaatttaaaaaacaaaacaactgttGTGTACATAAGCAATGAGAAAACCGTGAAGGCTAAATCTGGGCGAAGCTACAGAAAGAACGCCATTCCTTAGATCACACGTTTTTCCAACGGCCCTTTCAAAACAGGTCACCATGAAGCTGGGCACAGGTGTGGCTGCTACCCGTAGGGCAAACAACAGGCATCGTACTCGTTCTAGAACTGGACATTCTTAACCTCGGGCCTACAAATATTAAGGACACCTTCTATACTTGGCACTAGAGGAGAATTCAGTTTGAAAAGTGGAAGAATTTAAAGCCTGAGGGATGCCTTGCCTGAGGTCTGGCAGGAAATGGCTCCACTCCGATGGAGGCCGGAGAGAGAGCGATCAACGCCAGGCCTCAGCAGCTCTCGGCCTCGGCCGCGCGCCACCCAGCAGCTCTCAGCCACAACCAAAGGCCGCAGAAGGCGCTCTAAGATTTCCAAgaagttaaacacagaatcaaGCTTTTTCTAGCCCCCGTGGTAAACTTCTGTTTCGGAAAAACAAAGCAGACCGGAAACGACGAGAACGACCGAGGAGGGAGCCAGCAGGCGCTGTGAGCGTCACTGCAGCATGAGCTGCTTGAGGTTGTCGTGGAGGATGGTGTCCTTCACGTCGCGGAAGACCAGGCGGATGTTCTCCGTGTTGATGGCCGTGGTGAAGTGGTGGTACAGGGGCTTCTGCTGCTGGTCTCGGCGCTTGCTCCGGAAACACTCCACCAGGAACTTCTGCACGTCTCGTAAGCAGTGCGGGTCCCCTTCGAATTCTAAGAAATAGTCTTTGATGCTCACAATTTGCACTTTCTCCTCGAGCAAATCTGTCTTGTTCAAGAAGAGAATTATGGAGACGTTGCTGAAAACCCGGTTATTGACGATGGTCTCAAAAATGTTCAGAGACTCTGTCAGGCGATTGGTCAGACGATCTTCCATAAGCACCTGGTCGAACTCACTTGAGGAAACAAGGAAAAGTATTGATGTCACGCTGTCGAAGCATTCAAACCAACGTTTCCTTTCTGACCTCTGACCACCTACATCAACCATTTTGAAGGgaacatttttaatttcaaagtcgTACTCGTGAATGCCTTTGGTGGGTCTTCTGGCTAGCAGAATGTCTTGCTGTGATGGAATGTaatcctggaaaagaaaaaaaaaccgttTCCTACTCAGTAATCCAGGAGTAAtgagaatttttaatgtattactaACTGGGCTAGTGAACGGATACGCAGACAAAATTCTCTTTTAAGTGACCATCCCCTGGTAACATTAAAGCATCAATGCTACTGCGATTCTCATCATAAAACAGCAAGACACACTGCAATGTTAGTGCCCGCACCGGTTCAAAGTTCGCTGCAAATGAAGGCACCCGTGCTTTGCTCAGCCCTGCCAGGCGAGCCGCGTGTCCGCCCACGCGTGACGCCCCAGCGTGCGGCGCCCGCCCGCCACTGAGTGTCCGCGGCCACGGTCACCGCTTCTCGCTCCTCCGTCAACAGCGGCGGGGCCCCAGGCCAGGTGCTCCGCCCCCCGCGGCCCCCGCTCCGCGCCCCCGCCTGCAGGACGGGCAGCTCTAGCCGGGTggcctgtgctctcactgctgcgaCGCGGCCTCTGCTCTGCCCCCTTGACCGAGAGCTCACTCTGCAGGGCTCCCCGGCTGTTCGCGGGGGGCCGCCTCCGTGGCAGGGCTCCAGCTTTTCCCCTCTGCCGGCACCCGTGGCCCGGACACAGCGGTGCCTCGGAGGGAGAGTCTACGCCAAGACCCTGGAcagacggacggacagacggaagCTGCTGGCCTCCCGAGTCCCCGGCTGCGGCCGGCAGTGAGTGCCCCTGGGCGGTGAAACTGGTTCTTTCTTCTCGGCTTAGTATTTTTCCAGAACTTTGATGGAGCTTTTTGACAATACTGAACAGGAAGGCTTTAAGTGCTCATCACCAAggtcacaattttttaaaatcaaggcaAGATTTTGAAACAATGCCAACTGTTACTTACAATGCTGCATTTTATACCTTTCCAAGTGCTAtgattttgaaatttcattaCAGTGTGAATACTTATCTCCTTAAAATAGTGTCGctcagaatcaaaaaaaaaaaaaagaaaaaaaccagtcCGCAGTTCTCAGTTGTCTGCAACCCCCAGCGATGTATAAAGTGCCCACAGGGCTCTAATGAAACACGCCGGGGTTTGCAGTGTCCCCCCAGCTCCCACAAACGCACGCGCACCTGCCTCACCTGTAATCAGCACCGCCCCGATTCTCTTCCCGGCCCCAGCTCTTGGCTGAACATTTAATCATGAACTGTTTCACATGCTGATACggttgtatttcattttaaaagagcatAACATACATCAAATGGATTAACGTGCTATCATTTACATAAATATTCCCCTACTAGTGGCCATTtcggttgtttccaattttttgcttAACATAAATGCTGCAATTAAAATTTTCATGCACATCCTTCTTTCCCCCGTTTTGGGCTATTTCCTGAAACCGAATAACCAGGAATAGGATGATGATGCAGTCAAGGCTTGTGAAGATCTTCACGACCGGGACACGTCATGCCCACCTGCCGTCCAGAAAGGTGGGGCCCGTTCACGGCGCTCGTGCGAGCCAGCCGCCTCAGAACCAGGCCAGCCCCGAGGGGCAATTTTTAATTTCCCAATTTCATAAACACAAAAAGTTCTTTATGGCTGCCTTAGTTAGGAGCTCCGGGCGAAGTCACACAAAGCGCAAACACAGGGCGAGGTAATCAAGCGCCCAAGGGTCTGGCAGTCACGGTGATTAGGGCCGGATTCTAGGGCCAGCACCCACATACCACCTGGGTGACCTGGGACAGGTCATCACTTAGCCCGCCTGCGTCCcggttttctcacctgtgaaagaCACCGGCACCAGCACCCACAGGGGCGCTGTGAGGACCAAACGCGGCAAGTGGGCGATGCGCCTAAGAGCCGGGCTCGGCGCACAGCCCGTGTGTGACCGTCGAGCGCTTCCCGCTGTCACCGCTGCTGCCGAGAGGGAAACCAAGGCCGCGACGCCGCCCACTCGTGCGCCCCGACAGCCGTCCACGGACGCAGCCTCTTCAGTATGAACACTCGCCGCCTCCCGCCCCAGCCCCCAGTCCGCCAGAACGCTCTCCCGCCCGCGCCCGGCGCCGCCCGCACCCCGAGCCTCCCCATCCTGGTGCACCTTCTTTCTCCACCACCTCCTACTTTATGTCAAACCCCGCTGCCCCTTCTTGAGCCTTCCCCacattttctttcccctctttaTCTTCACCGCGCCATTCTGCAACGCCTCAGCCGGCATCCCCACCTTGCCCCTCGGTCCTCCGCACCGTACGCCCTCGGAGCTGGCGGCGAGGCCCCTCCGCGCACCACACCAAGCCTCGCTGACCGCGCTTCCACGACCCTCCTTATTCCCTGCCCTCCGGGGCCGGCAGACTCTGGCCCAGCTGTCAGGCCCCCCGGGGCCCAGCGTGGAGAGCTGCGCGAGCCTCGCATCCTGACACCACCGCGCGTCCAGTCGGCGGGACGCGTGACTGTGCAACGAACGGCGCACCCGGACCCGGGGACCGCCCTCCTGGGATCTGCACTTCTGTCGGACAGCTGCGTCTCCCGACCCCGGGCGCGTCTCCTCGCCCCCCAGCCGCCCAGGCTCGCGTCCCCTCGAGGGCTAAGCTCCAGCTCCTCCATCCGCGAACTAGTGCCATCGTCACCGTCAGTCTCATTGAAGCGTCCTCTGCTCGCTTCACGTATGTTAGTTCTCTCTCTGACTGCAATGAGTTCCTTAAAGATGGAGGTCAAAGAAGCAAACAGCCAACGACGAGCACTTATGACAACTGCAAGGCTCCAGCCCGCACGCGTTACCGGTGCCGTGGGCTGCACTGCATCCCTGCGCCGTCCCCGCACGGCCCTGCCTGCATTCATGTGCCGAAGCCCTAACCTTCAGTGTCATTGTCTTTGGGGACAGAGCTTTGAGGAGGCGGCCAAAGTTAAATGAAGTCACACGGGTGGTGTCCTAATCAGATAAGTGTTGGTGGCCTTAAAGAAGACGCCATACACTttttgcacgtgtgtgtgtgctgagCAAAGGCCACGTGAAGGCACAGCGAGAAGGCCACagtctacaagccaggaaaagagtCCTCACGAGAAACTGACCGTGctagcaccttgaccttggacttctagcttcaaACACTACCAGAAGTAAAggtctgttatttaagccaccccgCCTGGGGTATTTCGTCACGGCAGCCCGAGCAGACTCGAGGCGCGGGGCTGACCCCGTGTAATCGCCCCCGAGCCCGACGAGGACGGTTCTCTCACTACGCGCGTGACGCGGGTGAAGAAACTAACGTTCAGAGGCGCCGAAGGCCCTCCGGCCACAGCCCGCGGCGGAGCTGGGGTTGGAGCTCTGGGGCTCTGGCCGCAGAGCCCTGTCCTTGACCCCTGTGGTTCCATCTCCCACAGGGTCACGGGGCTTGGCCCACAGCGGGGATCCAACGGCCCGAGAGCTTCAGTCCGAGACGGCGAAGCAGACGCGACCCCGCGGCCTGTCTGACGTGCGCAGAATGGGCGGCCGGTCTGCAGCACGCCCACATTTACTCTCCTCGCCTTTACAACTGCCTGCTGATCAcagcacttttttgtttttgttccagaTGTGGCCTCAAAACTGTTCTCAACGTAAGACTCTAAGCAGCCCGTACAAACGCACTGGGGCTGGCTCCGAGTCACTCATTCCGGCGCTATTTGTTGAGCGCCTACGAGGCACCGGGCACGGCCACCGGGCGGCAAGAACTCAGCCCTTCACAACCAAGACCCGAGGTCCTTTTGCCCTTAGGGAAAGAGGCGGGGGAAAGACCAGCAAAACCTATAAATGAAGAGACGAACTGTAATAAGAACAATGAAGCCTGAAAAGAGCCAGAGCTGATGCTGAAAACAAGAGGAAGGGACCCACTTTGAATGGTTTGCTCAAGGAAGGCCTATCCGAAAAGGCAAATTGAGAAGAACGGGTCAAATGCACACTATTTGGATCAGAAAACATGAAATAACtcttaaaaaattagtttatctACTAAAGCTTCTCTCCATTTGGCTTAACTTCTTTTTAAGGCTTATTGCAATCTGACCACATGGAAAAGAAACAATGATATAAGTCTTAATACAAAGTCTCACTGATGTGGACTGagtgaacaaaaacagacaaatacagAGACCCTAACTTCTAGAGCACCTGTGTCTATGAAACAGGTGTGAGAAACACATACTGGCTGGATGGCAGACAAGTGCAATTtagcaaaatacaaaaaaaaaaaaaagggaaaatgcaaAACTTAGCGTTCTAGACACACATACGCTACTTTCCTACCTGCAACAGGTTTCATTTTGtgctttccttctgttttgtttttaaagttaaacatCTCAAAGAACCCATAAAACCACATTAAACTTTACAACAGAAATCTGGTTTAAGAGGAGGCATACGAAGCTATACTCAATTGAATGGGTCACCACTGACGCTAGGGCAATAATGGCTTTCGAGCATTTTTCTAAGCAGCACAAAGCTTCCTTCCAGTGAAGTCTCTGCACGAGTCCAACACGGAGAGCGGCCAGCACCAGCCCTCACCAGCCGGCCACGGCCTCAAGGGATGCACTGCAGGACAGTCCGATGGTCCAGCTCCTTTGCAAGGGCGACTCTGCCCACATCACGGCCTTGAGAATCCAGCCTCCTACCCTCCAACCCAACACACGGGGGTCCTGAACTGGAAAATACCGTTTGCTGAAAAGTTCTGAAATCAATCAGCCCACAGCATTCTTTCGGTTTCCacttacagaaaagcaaaagacacTGATGTAGGCTAGTTAATGTGCCATCTCATTTTCAAGCATAAACTTCTTTCCATAAAGAGTTTTACTTTCACAGAATAGTGGACGGGGCATTCCTCAAGGAAATGGCAGAGGTCAGgacagaagagggagaaaaatgaagcaggagcAGTCAGCATCTGCCACTAGGAAAAAGGAAACAGCTTAATGCATAATTTTCCTAAGTTTCCTTAACCCTAACTGCTGCTTTCAAATGGCAataaacataaacattcagtctgaAAACTTACTGGTTCTCCAAGTTTATCCAAGTTATCCAGGAAATATTTTACAGATTCACCctgaaaacaagaagaaaataaatagttaTTAGGGCTTAGAAATGAAAGGCTTCGTCACAACAGTTTCTATTAAACTGTCTGCTTGTACACTTAATCCAAACCCAAACATACTGTTTAGTCACCAATTTCAGACTGAGCAGCTAACCCCACTGAAGACGTATAAAATGTCTGCCTCTGTCCAAGTGCTACAGcctggtgaggctcagagagtcttTACAGAGGCGATACCCCCAAGCACTCATCCATTTGGACAGGATCACATGTACGTGTTCCGATATATCTGTGCATCCAAAGGGAAGATGTAATTAAAAGGTGAAAACTGCTTTTGCGATACACATACAACTACAGTTCAGGTGGGATTATTTCTGTCTACATTTTTCAACCAAGTTTATATCAAGAGCGAAGCAGGGAGGAGGTGAGAACACCTACCAGGCCAAGTGCCTGGACAGACACGCCTTTCTGCTCCTGAACCCTGAATAACGCTGCAGGCTTCACCTCTCCAACAGGCCTTCTCTACCTGAGTGATCAGCCTACTCTCTCTGAGCCCGGATGTCTATCAGACCTCAGGCAATTTTCTAAAGTACATGAGCACACAGAGGAAATACTCGAACAAAGGACAGGCAGGTGAGAGGGACCCGCCTGCTTGCGGAGAGAAGGGCTGTGTCTTGGAGTCTCCCAGGGTTTCTCCCTCTCCTGCTGGATTTCTACCAGCACAGCACTTGTCCTGCCCGAAACTGCTACCCTGAGCTCCAGAAGGCAGTGCTTCTTTCATACAGAAGAGAATCCCCTGAAGATCTTGTCTGACTGCAGGTTCtgagggggcaggggcggggcacgTAATTTCTGCAATTCAGATGATTTCTGGGACCACAGTTTGAGTCACGAGGCCTtaaagcagcagttctcaaaattTTAGTCTCTGGATCCCTTCATACATCTTAAAATGCTTCAGGATCCCGAAAAGACGCTGTTTAAGTGGGTTGTAGCTACCAATACTTACCACATTAGAAAGTAAAACTGAGACAttgtaacaaatattttatttatgaattcatttaaaaacatcgATAATAAACCCATTCACGTTAGCACACTTTAGTGCAGCTTAACAGAAGCCGGTGAGACACTTCTGCGTCTGAAATGCTGCTACAGGCCGTTTCAGCTGTAGCATGGGAGGTGT
Protein-coding sequences here:
- the GNA13 gene encoding guanine nucleotide-binding protein subunit alpha-13 isoform X2 — encoded protein: MADFLPSRSVLSVCFPGCVLTSGEAEQQRKSKEIDKCLSREKTYVKRLVKILLLGAGESGKSTFLKQMRIIHGQDFDQRAREEFRPTIYSNVIKGMRVLVDAREKLHIPWGDNSNHVNGDKLMAFDTRTPLTAQGIVETRVFLQYLPAIRALWADSGIQNAYDRRREFQLDYIPSQQDILLARRPTKGIHEYDFEIKNVPFKMVDVGGQRSERKRWFECFDSVTSILFLVSSSEFDQVLMEDRLTNRLTESLNIFETIVNNRVFSNVSIILFLNKTDLLEEKVQIVSIKDYFLEFEGDPHCLRDVQKFLVECFRSKRRDQQQKPLYHHFTTAINTENIRLVFRDVKDTILHDNLKQLMLQ
- the GNA13 gene encoding guanine nucleotide-binding protein subunit alpha-13 isoform X1, translating into MADFLPSRSVLSVCFPGCVLTSGEAEQQRKSKEIDKCLSREKTYVKRLVKILLLGAGESGKSTFLKQMRIIHGQDFDQRAREEFRPTIYSNVIKGMRVLVDAREKLHIPWGDNSNHVNGDKLMAFDTRTPLTAQGIVETRVFLQYLPAIRALWADSGIQNAYDRRREFQLGESVKYFLDNLDKLGEPDYIPSQQDILLARRPTKGIHEYDFEIKNVPFKMVDVGGQRSERKRWFECFDSVTSILFLVSSSEFDQVLMEDRLTNRLTESLNIFETIVNNRVFSNVSIILFLNKTDLLEEKVQIVSIKDYFLEFEGDPHCLRDVQKFLVECFRSKRRDQQQKPLYHHFTTAINTENIRLVFRDVKDTILHDNLKQLMLQ